In the Paenibacillus sp. FSL H7-0357 genome, one interval contains:
- a CDS encoding MrcB family domain-containing protein: MPLPEIITQIFKRKQKSYKMVLILSLIEELRASNQERVSFDSVKQRFLNYFIAEQERGNRVDLPPGRELWREAPKSQLKDIVNSPVNALSHILFVNSEDNTIGFHSQIQRQLGEEELSQLERLASEELQSYNAALQRFSLQGYLEKILAEYTTAKMESFAGHSLGTLFRQTLPSELKALPFIDEQYKVQGSVGQGNWATVPWLAVLDKRITETTQHGEYVVYLFAEDMSAVYLTFNQGVTKPIQEKGRRDGYAYLRDRKEALLDLLALTNMNKDENIRLVDSGLGQDYQVSTVAYIKYERGNVPNDEQLIQDLENVIEDYRLYVESAIAPSDDEAIDEEVELLPQQAEPMKDEEVTGILHQIQSHIRRQGFFFPEHLIENFYLSLKAKPFVILAGISGTGKTRLVKLFAEALGATRDNGQFTLIPVRPDWSDPADLLGYKDLSGRFQPGPITKVFVEARQPENQHKPYFICLDEMNLARVEHYFSDLLSVMETQEWREGKITTQDLISPTLLDTLEDQEEYGSLGIPENVFSIGTVNMDETTHPFSKKVLDRASTLEFNYINLEQYPDLGEQVEASDSFDAAELNHLFLRSDYLQLVDAYDVNKELVVRTTERLVKINALLEDIHAHVGFRVRDAICFYMIYNDRYKLMSEEEAFDWQLLQKILPRIQGSHSSVRRVLLSLIKGAIGSGAGVTVNIEELKEDARPLYMRWAAGQTPPTAKHPQTARKLAFMLRRLEEDGFTSFWLS; encoded by the coding sequence ATGCCATTACCCGAAATAATCACACAAATATTCAAGCGCAAGCAAAAATCATATAAGATGGTCCTGATCCTATCCTTGATAGAAGAGCTACGAGCCTCTAATCAGGAACGGGTTTCGTTCGATAGCGTTAAGCAGCGGTTTCTTAACTATTTCATAGCTGAACAAGAAAGAGGGAATCGGGTAGATCTGCCACCAGGGCGAGAGTTATGGAGGGAGGCTCCAAAGAGCCAGCTAAAGGATATCGTTAACAGCCCTGTTAATGCACTTTCGCATATTTTGTTTGTGAATTCAGAAGATAACACCATAGGTTTTCATAGCCAGATTCAGAGGCAGCTAGGGGAAGAAGAGCTCTCGCAGTTAGAGCGACTTGCGAGCGAAGAGCTCCAATCATACAATGCAGCGTTACAGCGGTTCTCTTTGCAGGGTTATCTGGAAAAAATCCTGGCGGAGTACACCACGGCCAAAATGGAATCTTTCGCGGGCCATTCACTGGGTACATTGTTTCGGCAGACTCTTCCTTCCGAGCTTAAAGCATTACCCTTCATAGATGAGCAATACAAGGTTCAAGGCTCGGTTGGGCAAGGGAATTGGGCAACGGTTCCATGGCTGGCAGTTCTGGATAAACGAATCACCGAAACGACTCAGCATGGGGAATATGTTGTGTATCTGTTTGCCGAGGATATGAGTGCTGTGTATCTTACGTTTAATCAGGGCGTAACGAAACCAATTCAAGAGAAGGGGCGAAGAGACGGCTATGCTTATCTGAGAGACCGCAAAGAAGCGCTTCTAGACCTTCTTGCTCTGACCAATATGAATAAGGATGAGAACATTCGTCTCGTGGATAGCGGATTAGGACAAGACTATCAGGTATCGACGGTTGCTTACATTAAGTACGAAAGAGGAAACGTCCCGAACGATGAGCAGCTCATTCAAGATCTTGAGAATGTAATCGAAGATTACCGTCTATATGTGGAATCGGCGATCGCTCCCAGTGATGACGAAGCCATTGACGAGGAAGTGGAACTATTGCCACAACAAGCCGAGCCTATGAAGGACGAGGAAGTTACAGGTATCCTCCACCAAATCCAATCCCACATCCGCCGCCAAGGCTTCTTCTTCCCTGAGCACCTCATCGAGAACTTCTACCTCTCGCTAAAAGCCAAGCCTTTTGTCATCCTGGCAGGCATATCGGGCACAGGAAAGACTCGGCTAGTGAAGCTCTTTGCGGAGGCGCTTGGAGCAACGAGGGATAATGGTCAGTTTACCTTGATCCCAGTCCGGCCGGATTGGAGTGATCCTGCGGATCTGCTGGGGTACAAGGACCTCTCGGGCAGGTTCCAGCCGGGTCCGATTACGAAGGTGTTCGTGGAGGCGCGGCAGCCGGAGAATCAGCATAAGCCTTATTTTATCTGCCTGGATGAGATGAATTTGGCACGGGTCGAGCATTATTTCAGTGATCTGTTAAGTGTTATGGAAACACAGGAGTGGCGGGAGGGAAAGATTACGACGCAGGATCTTATTTCTCCAACCTTGCTGGATACGCTTGAGGATCAAGAGGAGTATGGCAGTCTTGGCATCCCGGAGAATGTGTTCTCGATCGGGACGGTGAACATGGACGAGACCACACATCCTTTTAGCAAAAAAGTACTCGACCGCGCAAGCACCCTAGAGTTCAATTACATCAATCTAGAGCAGTATCCGGATTTGGGTGAGCAGGTAGAGGCTAGTGATAGCTTTGACGCTGCTGAACTGAATCATCTTTTCCTGCGCTCCGATTATTTGCAGCTAGTTGATGCCTATGATGTCAACAAAGAGCTCGTTGTCCGGACGACAGAAAGATTGGTTAAGATCAATGCCTTGCTTGAGGATATTCATGCTCATGTGGGCTTTCGGGTGCGGGATGCGATTTGCTTTTATATGATTTATAACGATCGGTACAAGCTGATGAGTGAGGAAGAAGCCTTTGACTGGCAGCTGCTGCAAAAGATACTGCCGCGCATCCAAGGGAGCCACTCCTCGGTTCGACGAGTCCTGTTGAGCTTGATTAAGGGTGCTATTGGTAGTGGTGCTGGCGTGACGGTAAATATTGAAGAACTCAAAGAGGATGCTAGACCACTCTATATGAGATGGGCTGCTGGCCAAACTCCGCCTACGGCCAAACATCCGCAAACTGCTCGTAAATTGGCTTTTATGCTCAGGAGGCTGGAGGAAGATGGATTTACCTCATTCTGGCTCTCTTAA